The Edwardsiella tarda ATCC 15947 = NBRC 105688 region GTAGCCCATTCACACTGCACGCCAGGGAAAAGAGTAGCCCAATAAGGCCGTATTGCCGAGATGACGATACGGTCAAGACGCATGGAATGCGGGCGAGACCTTACCGCACAGTAAATAACAATGTTGATCCAGGAGATAAATCATGTCCTCAGCCTAACGATTAATCATGGTTTGTACACAGCGCTCAATCAGTTACCGCTATTTATCGGCAACTGAGGGCACTTTACGCCATTCACACAGAGGCGACGAAGAATATTTCCGTTGTGTCGATAGAACTGGACGCGGAACTCATCACAAAAATTATCCGGCTAGAGAAACGACGGCGCATTCAGTTTTGTCGCTTCTTATGCGCGGCCATGGAATATTCATCATGCATCAAGAATACAGATTCAAGCGCAGCGTATTACTCCTCGCAATACTATTATCCTGTGGCTATGCTAGCGCGGCGCCGCTCTCGGTGGAGCAGCGTCTAGAGTCATTGGAGAAGGCATTACAGGAAAGTAAACAAGAATTACAGGCGACACAACAACAATTACAAGAGTATCAACACCCAGCCACGCCCTCATCGACACCAGCAACCCAGCCACTCAGCGAGGAGGGCGAGAGCATTCCTCAAGACGAAAGTGGCTCTCTCCCGCCCAGCGCGACTCTCCCTCCCGGCACGGGAAAAGAGGATATGGGGTTGATCTATACCGGCTACTTCCGGAGTGGCTGGGCAACATCGCGGCGAGGGGGCGCCGAATCTTACGCCGTTGGCTCATTGGGGCGTCTCGGTAACGAGTATGGTGCCTGGTTCGATCTACGCTTAGACAAACCAGTGTACTCCCGTGAGGGTAAAACGGTCAATGCGGTGGTGCAATTAGATGGTAACGTGAACAACGACTATGCCTCCGGTTGGTTCAATACCTTCGAAGATAACCGATTACAGTTTTCCAATCTCTTTGTTAATACGACCGGCTTTATTCCTTTTCTCCCCGAAGCAACCTTCTGGGTAGGAAAGAATAGTTTGCCTTTCTATGAAATCCAGATGTTGGACTGGAAGACCAACTGGGCATTATCGGCAGGGGGGTTCGGCCTCGAGAATGTAAACTTGGGGCCCGGCCTGCTGGATCTGTCCCTGGTGCGGCAAGATCTCAAACTCTATACCCGGGATTATGCATCGGACACCCACGTTAATACCAATGCCATCGAACTACATTACCGGAACCTACCGTTATGGGACGGAGCCACGTTAGAATTGGCGGGGCGTTATGATATGGCTAATCGCAGTAGCAAAGCGAAATCTGATGACTACTTTTCGATGAAAAACGCCTATCTTGCCTCCATCATTCTACGCCAAGAGTTCGCTGGCGG contains the following coding sequences:
- a CDS encoding carbohydrate porin encodes the protein MHQEYRFKRSVLLLAILLSCGYASAAPLSVEQRLESLEKALQESKQELQATQQQLQEYQHPATPSSTPATQPLSEEGESIPQDESGSLPPSATLPPGTGKEDMGLIYTGYFRSGWATSRRGGAESYAVGSLGRLGNEYGAWFDLRLDKPVYSREGKTVNAVVQLDGNVNNDYASGWFNTFEDNRLQFSNLFVNTTGFIPFLPEATFWVGKNSLPFYEIQMLDWKTNWALSAGGFGLENVNLGPGLLDLSLVRQDLKLYTRDYASDTHVNTNAIELHYRNLPLWDGATLELAGRYDMANRSSKAKSDDYFSMKNAYLASIILRQEFAGGGFNEFVLQSANNSVASGFMSISSSNPHYGNWEYYGGEHTNGSAVRLISQGEAYLCPEIIVANALVYAHGSDLYSYETRMAHSDFDAIRAVIRPAYIWNTFNQTGIELGWFTQKNRADQRDYREEGYKVTLFHAFKVDTSMLRSRPEIRFYSTYLKTQRNEITQFAFDDDKLDQLSFGVQAEIWW